In a genomic window of Streptomyces roseoviridis:
- a CDS encoding NADH-quinone oxidoreductase subunit A, with product MAGRSGPPAGKGDHVEAARWEPVATLLAVALIGVFLLHCLGAVVRTVREPLHASPFSGGLEPQEHPVSRFHVRWYPVTMIFLAFDMEMLFMYPWTKVVPRIGTPAVVEMFLFLGILLAGVGYAWREGAFRWT from the coding sequence ATGGCGGGCAGGAGCGGTCCGCCCGCCGGGAAGGGGGATCACGTGGAAGCCGCGCGATGGGAGCCCGTCGCCACTCTCCTCGCAGTCGCCCTGATCGGCGTGTTCCTCCTGCATTGCCTCGGGGCCGTCGTCCGCACTGTCCGAGAACCGCTGCACGCCAGCCCGTTCAGCGGCGGCCTCGAACCCCAGGAACACCCGGTATCGCGCTTCCATGTGCGCTGGTACCCCGTGACGATGATCTTCCTTGCGTTCGACATGGAAATGCTCTTCATGTACCCGTGGACGAAGGTCGTGCCGAGGATCGGCACACCTGCGGTCGTCGAGATGTTCCTGTTCCTCGGCATCCTGCTCGCCGGCGTCGGCTACGCCTGGCGCGAGGGGGCCTTCCGGTGGACCTGA
- a CDS encoding DUF6153 family protein codes for MSADRTCAGQPKRLRLHVLLVLAVLLGLLGMHAMGPVPAIAQASGSSQPAVVVIDAATEHCDHDCSGHGAPGDHADPTCATAALAASVSLPPLTPTVICPAEPAAGLVIADTAAADGGRAPPSLAELQLLRI; via the coding sequence ATGAGTGCCGACAGGACGTGTGCAGGGCAGCCGAAGAGGCTGCGCCTGCACGTGCTTCTTGTCCTGGCCGTGCTCCTTGGGCTGCTGGGTATGCACGCCATGGGGCCCGTACCTGCGATCGCGCAGGCGAGCGGCTCGTCTCAGCCTGCGGTCGTGGTGATCGACGCGGCGACTGAGCACTGCGATCACGACTGCTCGGGCCACGGAGCGCCCGGCGACCACGCCGATCCGACGTGCGCCACGGCCGCTCTCGCAGCCTCGGTCTCGCTCCCCCCGCTCACGCCCACGGTGATCTGCCCGGCCGAGCCGGCTGCCGGCCTCGTGATCGCGGACACCGCTGCAGCCGACGGCGGCCGTGCTCCGCCCTCCCTCGCCGAACTTCAGCTCCTGCGGATCTAG
- a CDS encoding M56 family metallopeptidase, with amino-acid sequence MNAAPALLGYAAVVGVAAPRLMMRSAWPHRAPALAAAIWLALMLSFTLATALAASQLATPTEHLHAGLVGLLHACGLGTGASEPNPTTADRLALAMPVAVVAAFAGAYLFHVTRAGIVRARHRDRLDKVGVRSDRLRATVLPHGTPAAYCLPGLRSRIVVSEAAVRLLTEEQLDAVLEHERAHIAGRHHLLIAAAQAFATVFPWMPLARRGRDEMAVLLEMIADDRALRSHSHEVLATAMYEMAAGRAPKAAFGAGGSTALLRIKRILGPRRAPHPALWGSVASVALAIPLLPLLVACPPGV; translated from the coding sequence GTGAACGCGGCGCCTGCGCTCCTGGGATACGCGGCCGTCGTCGGCGTCGCTGCCCCACGCCTGATGATGCGCAGCGCCTGGCCACACCGGGCACCGGCGCTCGCAGCGGCCATATGGCTCGCCCTCATGCTGTCGTTCACCCTCGCGACCGCGCTCGCCGCGTCGCAGCTGGCGACGCCCACGGAACACCTGCACGCGGGACTCGTCGGGCTGCTGCACGCCTGCGGCCTGGGGACGGGAGCTTCGGAACCCAACCCGACCACCGCCGACCGGCTGGCCCTGGCGATGCCCGTCGCCGTTGTCGCCGCCTTCGCAGGCGCCTACCTCTTCCACGTGACGCGAGCGGGAATCGTGCGTGCCCGGCACCGCGACCGGCTCGACAAGGTGGGGGTGCGCTCCGACCGCCTGCGCGCCACCGTCCTGCCGCACGGCACCCCCGCCGCGTACTGCCTCCCGGGTCTCCGTTCCCGCATTGTCGTGAGCGAGGCCGCCGTGCGACTGCTCACGGAAGAGCAGCTCGACGCCGTCCTGGAGCACGAGCGGGCACACATCGCCGGCCGCCATCATCTGCTGATCGCGGCCGCACAGGCCTTCGCCACGGTCTTCCCCTGGATGCCGCTCGCCCGCCGGGGACGGGACGAGATGGCTGTCCTCCTTGAGATGATCGCCGACGACCGCGCCCTGCGAAGCCACTCCCACGAGGTTCTGGCGACCGCGATGTACGAGATGGCCGCCGGCCGGGCGCCGAAGGCCGCGTTCGGCGCGGGCGGCTCGACCGCCCTGCTCCGCATCAAGCGCATCCTCGGTCCGCGCCGGGCCCCTCACCCGGCTCTCTGGGGCTCGGTGGCCTCCGTCGCCCTGGCCATCCCGCTGCTGCCGCTGCTGGTGGCCTGCCCGCCCGGCGTCTGA
- a CDS encoding NADH-quinone oxidoreductase subunit H: MVESAPLWAVFVLPLALALVASAAATVDVRSTGAGREVLRLLVKQRRIMRAADVPLVRLGTTLLPVAAILAAVVLPFGFRSVSDLPDGIVWFNAMEALAWAAVWLTGWGPNSTLSLVGGYRFLAQGLAYELPHMLAITTAALGAESLRVGAVVDAQAGLWFAVWMPAAFGIYLLSALAMAFWGPFDQPVGADAAGGAAVELSGVDRLLFLGGRWLLLVVAAAFAVPLFLGGGHGPLLPGWAWTALKTGAVLGLLLWLRRRMPTVRMERYVELAWVILTPLAVAQALVVAVVVLGR; this comes from the coding sequence ATGGTTGAGTCCGCTCCGCTCTGGGCCGTCTTCGTCCTCCCGCTCGCGTTGGCACTCGTGGCCTCGGCCGCGGCGACCGTCGACGTGAGGTCGACCGGCGCGGGCCGCGAGGTCCTGCGCCTGTTGGTGAAGCAGCGGCGGATCATGCGGGCCGCCGACGTACCTCTCGTACGCCTTGGAACGACGCTGCTCCCGGTCGCCGCCATCCTCGCCGCCGTCGTCCTCCCCTTCGGCTTCCGGTCGGTGTCCGATCTGCCGGACGGGATCGTGTGGTTCAACGCCATGGAGGCGCTGGCCTGGGCGGCCGTGTGGCTGACGGGCTGGGGGCCGAACTCGACCCTGTCGCTGGTCGGCGGCTACCGCTTCCTGGCGCAGGGGCTCGCGTACGAGCTGCCGCACATGCTGGCGATCACGACGGCGGCGCTCGGCGCGGAGTCCCTGCGGGTGGGTGCGGTGGTGGACGCCCAGGCCGGCCTCTGGTTCGCGGTGTGGATGCCGGCGGCGTTCGGGATCTATCTGCTCAGCGCGCTCGCCATGGCCTTCTGGGGGCCGTTCGACCAGCCGGTGGGCGCCGACGCGGCGGGCGGCGCGGCGGTCGAGCTGTCCGGGGTGGACCGACTGTTGTTCCTCGGCGGGCGGTGGCTGCTGCTCGTGGTGGCCGCCGCCTTCGCCGTACCGCTGTTCCTGGGCGGCGGGCACGGTCCGCTGCTGCCGGGCTGGGCCTGGACCGCGCTGAAGACCGGCGCCGTTCTGGGTCTCCTGCTCTGGCTGCGGCGCAGGATGCCGACCGTACGGATGGAGCGGTACGTCGAGCTGGCCTGGGTGATTCTGACACCGCTGGCGGTGGCGCAGGCCCTGGTGGTGGCCGTGGTGGTGCTCGGACGGTGA
- a CDS encoding BlaI/MecI/CopY family transcriptional regulator yields MRRLGELEAEIMDRFWRWNRPATVREVVDDINLHRDVAYTTVTTVTSILFNKGYLTRARDGRIWRYKAVATREAYSAALMEDGLEASEDRPAALVQFVENLDDSEITALRKALRDVGRRAKQ; encoded by the coding sequence ATGCGTCGGCTGGGGGAGCTTGAGGCGGAGATCATGGACCGCTTCTGGAGATGGAACCGCCCCGCCACCGTGCGTGAGGTCGTCGACGACATCAACCTCCATCGCGACGTCGCGTACACGACCGTGACGACGGTCACCAGCATCCTCTTCAACAAGGGCTACCTCACGCGCGCCAGAGACGGTCGGATCTGGCGGTACAAGGCCGTCGCGACCCGCGAGGCGTACTCGGCCGCGCTCATGGAGGACGGCCTGGAAGCGAGTGAGGACCGGCCTGCGGCCCTCGTCCAGTTTGTGGAGAACCTCGACGACAGCGAGATCACAGCACTCCGCAAGGCCCTTCGGGACGTCGGACGACGGGCGAAGCAGTGA
- a CDS encoding DUF1015 domain-containing protein — translation MTTVPSRKARTTVRLYPFRAVRYDSARAGQLSAVLSPPYDDMSPAHARAQRARPHHIARLLLAPDPQDAAGQMERWLERGVLRRDPEPSLYVYEQRLGPRLLQRGLIGEFALSGGQAEPVVPHEDVRDHVVQQRAVHMSGLRAQLEPLLLTHRAAEGTGRRLADWVAQHPRVASAQLGGITHYLWRCSDRADQAMLTAGLATSQVPLVADGHHRLAACRRLSRWRDGLPWNRSLALLVDSASTPLRLTAIHRVLPGLDVEKAARAAAGVARVRPLPSGPRLPRPDELVLVGGGNAWSVTDPSSAAVVDALEGLPSAWHRQPAAVTDHLLIARCWSVPDLPGTVTYLHDANRAVAAVTAEGSGTAVLLPTPTTGEVRELAEQGVLMPRKSTSFGPKPAAGMAMRVLTP, via the coding sequence TTGACGACCGTCCCGTCGCGGAAGGCGCGTACCACCGTGCGGCTCTATCCGTTCCGCGCCGTCCGATATGACTCGGCGCGGGCCGGCCAACTGTCCGCCGTACTCAGCCCCCCGTACGACGATATGAGCCCCGCCCACGCCCGCGCCCAGCGCGCACGCCCCCACCACATAGCCCGTCTGCTCTTGGCGCCCGATCCGCAGGACGCCGCAGGTCAGATGGAACGGTGGCTGGAGCGCGGCGTTCTGCGCCGAGATCCTGAGCCTTCCCTGTACGTCTACGAGCAACGGCTCGGCCCCAGGCTGCTCCAGCGCGGCCTGATCGGCGAATTCGCACTCTCGGGCGGGCAGGCCGAGCCCGTGGTCCCTCATGAGGATGTGCGGGATCACGTGGTACAGCAGCGCGCGGTCCACATGTCCGGTCTGCGTGCGCAGTTGGAACCCCTCCTGCTCACCCACCGCGCTGCCGAGGGCACCGGCCGCCGCCTTGCGGACTGGGTCGCCCAACACCCCCGCGTCGCGTCCGCCCAGCTCGGCGGCATCACGCACTACCTGTGGCGGTGCTCTGATCGAGCCGATCAGGCCATGCTCACCGCCGGCCTTGCCACGAGCCAGGTCCCTCTGGTCGCGGACGGCCATCACCGCCTCGCGGCCTGTCGGCGCCTCAGCAGGTGGCGGGACGGCCTGCCCTGGAACCGCAGTCTCGCCCTGCTCGTCGACTCGGCCTCTACACCACTGCGGCTGACTGCGATCCACCGCGTACTTCCCGGCCTTGACGTGGAGAAGGCCGCACGGGCGGCGGCCGGCGTGGCCCGCGTCCGCCCGCTGCCGTCCGGTCCACGCCTGCCCCGGCCCGACGAGCTGGTCCTCGTCGGGGGCGGGAATGCGTGGAGCGTGACGGATCCGAGCTCGGCGGCGGTCGTGGACGCGCTGGAGGGGCTGCCCTCCGCATGGCACCGGCAGCCGGCCGCGGTCACCGACCACCTCCTCATCGCGCGCTGCTGGTCAGTGCCGGATCTACCCGGCACGGTCACGTACCTGCACGACGCGAACCGGGCCGTAGCCGCCGTGACGGCCGAGGGGTCGGGCACTGCCGTCCTCCTGCCCACACCAACCACGGGAGAAGTCCGCGAACTCGCCGAGCAAGGGGTGCTCATGCCGCGCAAGTCGACCTCTTTCGGCCCCAAGCCCGCAGCTGGTATGGCGATGCGGGTTCTCACCCCATAG
- a CDS encoding MFS transporter yields MKGTISQVRSYDRSVQLLMVNQFTINLGFYMLMPYLAAHLAGPLGLAGWLVGLILGVRNFSQQGMFLVGGTLADRLGYKPMIIAGLVLRTVGFATLGLVDSVPALIAASAATGLAGALFNPATRAYLAADAGERRVEAFALFNVFYQAGILLGPLVGMVLTGVDFRVTCLVAAGIFAVLSVVQIRALPARRAKETKEKEGQSVLAEWRGILANRPFLLFSVAMIGSYVMSFQVYLALPLEVRRLGGEGTFGTAAVAVLFAVSGLSTILFQTRVTAWCKARMEPGRALTWGLLTMGVAFVPLLASTAVPVPSGGIGLWLLAAVPPTLAALLLAVGTMIAYPFEMDTIVRLSGNRLVATHYGLYNTICGVGITLGNLLTGAALDAARKAGLSALPWLALTALGLACTSALYGLHRTGRLAEPPAEARPQSVTV; encoded by the coding sequence ATGAAGGGCACGATCTCCCAAGTCCGTTCGTACGACCGCAGCGTGCAGCTGCTGATGGTGAACCAGTTCACCATCAACCTCGGCTTCTACATGCTGATGCCCTATCTCGCGGCGCATCTCGCCGGGCCTCTGGGACTCGCCGGCTGGCTCGTCGGACTCATCCTCGGCGTACGGAACTTCAGCCAGCAGGGCATGTTCCTCGTCGGCGGCACCCTCGCGGACCGGCTCGGCTACAAGCCGATGATCATCGCCGGCCTCGTCCTGCGGACCGTCGGCTTCGCGACCCTGGGCCTGGTGGACTCCGTCCCCGCGCTGATCGCCGCCTCAGCGGCGACGGGTCTGGCCGGCGCGCTGTTCAATCCCGCCACCCGCGCCTATCTCGCCGCCGACGCCGGTGAGCGCCGGGTCGAGGCGTTCGCCCTGTTCAACGTCTTCTACCAGGCGGGCATCCTGCTCGGCCCGCTGGTGGGCATGGTGCTGACCGGCGTGGACTTCCGCGTCACGTGCCTGGTCGCAGCGGGCATCTTCGCCGTACTGAGCGTCGTGCAGATCCGCGCTCTCCCGGCCCGCCGGGCCAAGGAGACGAAGGAGAAGGAGGGGCAGAGCGTGCTCGCCGAGTGGCGTGGCATCCTCGCGAACCGACCGTTCCTGCTCTTCTCCGTGGCCATGATCGGCTCGTACGTCATGTCCTTCCAGGTCTACCTGGCCCTTCCCCTGGAGGTACGGCGCCTCGGCGGCGAGGGCACCTTCGGCACGGCGGCCGTCGCCGTCCTATTCGCGGTGTCCGGGCTGAGCACGATCCTCTTCCAGACGAGGGTGACCGCCTGGTGCAAGGCCCGTATGGAGCCGGGACGCGCCCTCACCTGGGGACTGCTCACCATGGGCGTGGCGTTCGTGCCTCTCCTCGCCTCCACTGCGGTTCCCGTACCCAGCGGAGGCATCGGGCTGTGGCTGCTGGCCGCCGTACCGCCGACGCTGGCGGCGCTACTCCTGGCCGTGGGCACGATGATCGCCTACCCCTTCGAGATGGACACCATCGTCCGCCTCTCCGGCAACCGCCTCGTCGCCACGCACTACGGCCTCTACAACACCATCTGCGGAGTCGGCATCACCCTCGGCAACCTGCTGACCGGAGCCGCGCTCGACGCCGCCCGCAAGGCCGGCCTTTCCGCCCTGCCCTGGCTGGCGCTGACCGCGCTCGGCCTGGCGTGCACCTCCGCGCTGTACGGTCTGCACCGCACCGGCCGCCTCGCCGAACCACCGGCCGAGGCCCGACCGCAGTCCGTGACCGTCTGA
- a CDS encoding aminotransferase class V-fold PLP-dependent enzyme — MDWDALRAQFRLEPGWANLALFYLASHPKVVRDAVDHLSAQVDANPLSVPSGLSLPDGPTGWPRVRQALAGYLGGRAEEIAMTASTSIGLGVVYNGVVTRPGQEFLLTELDHSSHRTAARLAAEKHGNTVRLASWFADSATATAQGIAAAVGEAIRPNTRVVGITWVQSSTGLRMPVRAVAEVVRRANEGRSPADRCLLVVDGVHGLAAVDEDAAGLGADVVIAGTHKWLFGPRGTGLIWVAPDVLDQLRPTFVSFIASGGTASLSPGGFLAFEHAFALPAAVELHERLGRARVAARITQLSTRAKQGLGRIPGITVHTPADPDLSAGITCFSVAGHTHQQVVDHAATRRVRLSTLNYTRIGTAVINTPAEIDTALDSLADLTR, encoded by the coding sequence GTGGACTGGGACGCCTTGCGGGCGCAGTTCCGTCTGGAGCCGGGGTGGGCGAACCTCGCGTTGTTCTACCTGGCTTCGCATCCGAAGGTGGTGCGAGATGCGGTGGATCATCTGAGCGCTCAGGTCGACGCCAATCCTCTGTCGGTGCCATCGGGGCTGTCGTTGCCCGACGGTCCGACCGGATGGCCCCGGGTGCGCCAGGCGCTCGCCGGCTATCTGGGTGGCCGGGCCGAGGAGATCGCGATGACGGCGAGCACGAGCATCGGGCTGGGTGTCGTCTACAACGGCGTCGTGACCCGTCCGGGACAAGAGTTCCTGCTGACGGAGCTCGACCACAGCTCCCATCGCACCGCCGCCCGACTGGCCGCCGAGAAGCACGGCAACACGGTGCGGCTGGCCTCCTGGTTCGCCGACTCGGCCACCGCGACGGCGCAAGGCATCGCAGCGGCGGTCGGCGAGGCGATTCGCCCGAACACCAGAGTCGTCGGGATCACCTGGGTGCAGTCCAGCACAGGGCTCCGTATGCCGGTGCGGGCGGTGGCCGAGGTGGTGCGCCGGGCCAATGAAGGGCGCAGTCCTGCCGACCGGTGCCTGCTGGTCGTCGACGGCGTGCACGGGCTGGCGGCAGTGGACGAGGACGCCGCCGGCCTGGGCGCGGACGTGGTGATCGCCGGAACACACAAATGGCTGTTCGGCCCCCGGGGAACGGGGCTGATCTGGGTGGCGCCGGACGTCCTCGACCAGCTGCGGCCGACCTTCGTGAGCTTCATCGCGAGCGGAGGAACAGCGTCCCTGTCACCCGGCGGGTTCCTGGCGTTCGAGCACGCCTTCGCCCTGCCGGCGGCGGTAGAGCTGCATGAGCGGCTGGGCCGAGCACGCGTCGCCGCCCGCATCACACAGCTGTCGACGCGGGCGAAGCAAGGACTGGGCCGCATCCCCGGGATCACCGTGCACACACCTGCCGACCCGGATCTGTCTGCCGGCATCACCTGCTTCAGCGTGGCCGGACACACCCACCAGCAGGTCGTCGACCACGCCGCCACCCGCCGCGTACGGCTGTCCACCTTGAACTACACCCGCATCGGCACCGCCGTCATCAACACGCCGGCAGAGATCGACACCGCACTCGACAGCCTGGCCGATCTCACCCGCTGA
- a CDS encoding L,D-transpeptidase: MKNTRSRNQRRAVHVVALTSAAALLVAGCSSAGATGSGTEGAGKPAKETAKSGGPSSIAIDTKTSGKITVIADGGALTSVDVSAPGPGKVGGTLSEDKSVWTSTTPLAPGATYTISARGTGGDGAPLSKSTSYTTPAAAKTFVGTYNADKGSTVGVALPVSITFNKPIHDKAAVERKLKVTSSPAIEGAWSWLKDRDGKDRIDYRPKEYWKPGTSVTLRMDLAGVDAGGGVYGTQQRVVNFRIGDAVTSTVDVVKKTMTVSRNGKVLRTLKVSTGKETFETWNGTMVVLSKVPSIRMNSATVGIFGPEAYDLGDVKWDVQLTPSGTYAHAAPWNEGKFGRVNASHGCIGMSTSDAKWFYDQVRFGDPVTVVNSKDTVAVNNGYGAWNVDWETWKKGSALS; the protein is encoded by the coding sequence ATGAAGAACACGAGATCCCGCAACCAGCGCCGCGCCGTACACGTGGTCGCGCTCACCTCGGCCGCCGCACTCCTCGTCGCCGGATGCAGCTCGGCAGGGGCGACCGGCTCCGGCACCGAAGGCGCCGGAAAGCCGGCGAAGGAGACCGCGAAGAGCGGCGGACCGTCCTCGATAGCCATCGACACCAAGACGTCCGGAAAGATCACGGTCATAGCCGACGGAGGCGCGCTGACCTCCGTGGACGTGAGCGCCCCAGGCCCCGGAAAGGTCGGAGGAACGCTCTCCGAGGACAAGTCCGTCTGGACCTCGACCACCCCCCTGGCCCCCGGCGCCACGTACACGATCTCCGCCCGGGGCACCGGAGGTGACGGCGCACCCCTGAGCAAGTCGACGAGCTACACGACCCCGGCGGCCGCAAAGACCTTCGTCGGCACGTACAACGCCGACAAGGGGTCGACCGTAGGCGTCGCCCTGCCGGTCTCGATCACGTTCAACAAGCCCATCCACGACAAGGCCGCCGTCGAGCGGAAGCTCAAGGTGACCTCGTCCCCGGCGATCGAGGGCGCCTGGAGCTGGCTGAAGGACCGGGACGGAAAGGACCGGATCGACTACAGGCCGAAGGAGTACTGGAAGCCGGGCACCTCGGTCACGCTGCGCATGGACCTCGCCGGCGTGGACGCGGGCGGCGGCGTCTACGGCACCCAGCAGCGCGTCGTGAACTTCCGCATCGGCGACGCCGTGACCAGCACCGTCGACGTCGTGAAGAAGACCATGACGGTCTCCCGTAACGGGAAGGTCCTGCGGACCCTCAAGGTCTCCACCGGCAAGGAGACCTTCGAGACCTGGAACGGCACCATGGTCGTTCTGAGCAAGGTCCCCTCGATCCGGATGAACTCCGCCACCGTCGGCATCTTCGGGCCCGAGGCGTACGACCTCGGCGATGTGAAGTGGGACGTCCAGCTCACCCCGTCCGGTACGTACGCGCACGCCGCGCCATGGAACGAGGGCAAGTTCGGCCGCGTCAACGCCAGTCACGGATGTATCGGCATGAGCACGTCGGACGCCAAGTGGTTCTACGACCAGGTGCGCTTTGGCGACCCGGTCACCGTCGTGAACTCCAAGGACACGGTCGCGGTGAACAACGGTTACGGCGCCTGGAACGTCGACTGGGAGACCTGGAAGAAGGGGAGCGCCCTCTCCTGA
- a CDS encoding response regulator transcription factor translates to MRILLVEDEPRIAETVQRALLSEHIEVDVESDGVKGLWAVTEQDYDVMVVDTMLTGLKGYEVLQRMRSRDVWTPVLMLTAKYGEGDEAAAFDLGANDYLTKPFSLVDLVARLRVLSRCGSAARAAALVAGDLTLDPSRHRVARGRTSIVLTSHEYHVLECLMRHKGKALDTADILRDVWDADYDGSESVIDVYIRYLRMKIDEPFGRHAVRTVRGVGYLLDSEGG, encoded by the coding sequence ATGCGGATCCTGCTAGTGGAGGATGAGCCGCGGATCGCCGAGACGGTCCAGCGAGCCCTGCTCTCGGAGCACATCGAGGTCGACGTGGAGTCCGACGGCGTCAAGGGGCTCTGGGCGGTGACAGAGCAGGACTACGACGTCATGGTCGTCGACACCATGCTGACCGGCCTCAAGGGGTATGAGGTCCTTCAGCGGATGCGCTCGCGGGACGTGTGGACGCCCGTGCTGATGCTCACCGCCAAGTACGGCGAGGGCGACGAGGCCGCCGCGTTCGACCTGGGCGCCAACGACTACCTGACCAAGCCCTTCTCCTTGGTGGACTTGGTCGCACGGCTGCGAGTTCTGTCGCGGTGCGGCTCAGCCGCGCGCGCTGCGGCGCTCGTGGCCGGTGACCTCACACTGGACCCCTCCCGACATCGCGTGGCCCGTGGCCGCACCTCAATCGTGCTGACCTCGCACGAGTACCACGTGCTGGAATGCCTGATGCGCCACAAAGGCAAGGCGCTCGACACGGCAGACATCCTGCGCGACGTCTGGGACGCCGACTACGACGGCAGCGAGAGCGTCATCGATGTCTACATCCGCTACTTGCGGATGAAGATCGACGAGCCGTTCGGCCGGCATGCCGTCCGCACCGTTCGTGGCGTTGGGTACCTGCTCGACTCTGAGGGCGGCTGA
- a CDS encoding DUF305 domain-containing protein — MNTHRKLIRRTALVATGGVAALVLAACGGNGGSGHDMGSMVSTTSAPATSAPAQAVDHNAADVSFAKDMIQHHRQAVEMADLAPTRAESAETKELAAKIKGAQDPEIKTMSGWLTSWGEEVPADMSGQGHDMANGMPGMMSKADMDALMKAKGAEFDKMFAEMMIKHHEGAIEMAKKEKAEGKYGPALKLADEVIKAQTAEIEQMNKMLGRS, encoded by the coding sequence ATGAACACGCACCGTAAGCTGATCCGCCGTACCGCCCTCGTCGCCACCGGCGGCGTCGCCGCCCTGGTGCTCGCCGCCTGTGGCGGCAACGGCGGAAGTGGCCACGACATGGGCTCCATGGTGTCCACGACCTCGGCCCCCGCCACCAGCGCGCCGGCGCAGGCGGTCGACCACAACGCGGCGGACGTCTCCTTCGCCAAGGACATGATCCAGCATCACCGGCAGGCCGTGGAGATGGCCGACCTGGCCCCGACGCGGGCGGAGTCCGCGGAGACCAAGGAACTGGCCGCGAAGATCAAGGGCGCCCAGGACCCGGAGATCAAGACCATGTCCGGCTGGCTCACCTCGTGGGGCGAGGAGGTCCCCGCCGACATGTCCGGCCAGGGCCACGACATGGCGAACGGCATGCCCGGCATGATGAGCAAGGCGGACATGGACGCGCTCATGAAGGCCAAAGGCGCCGAGTTCGACAAGATGTTCGCCGAGATGATGATCAAGCACCACGAGGGCGCCATCGAGATGGCCAAGAAGGAGAAGGCGGAGGGTAAGTATGGCCCCGCCCTCAAGCTGGCCGACGAGGTGATCAAGGCCCAGACGGCCGAGATTGAGCAGATGAACAAGATGCTCGGTAGGAGCTGA
- a CDS encoding DUF6153 family protein — protein sequence MISGKVRRDHHTGALLRATLLAMVLAVFAMHVVASHQPVHTGHAAASSPIDAGNKGQHAHFDVALGDATQTPDNPDGESPCDHGGVGESCLALLCIVATLFTFLLRRGGSDRVVRRWARRARPWISRTSDPPCLHRLSILRC from the coding sequence GTGATCTCAGGCAAGGTCCGTCGAGACCATCACACGGGAGCGTTGCTGCGGGCAACGCTCCTCGCGATGGTCCTTGCCGTATTCGCGATGCACGTCGTCGCTTCACATCAGCCGGTCCACACCGGGCACGCCGCCGCGTCATCGCCGATCGACGCAGGGAACAAGGGCCAGCACGCTCACTTTGACGTCGCCCTCGGCGACGCGACCCAAACACCGGACAACCCGGACGGCGAATCCCCCTGCGACCACGGCGGAGTCGGAGAAAGCTGCCTGGCGCTGCTGTGCATCGTCGCCACCCTGTTCACGTTCCTCCTCAGGCGCGGGGGCTCCGATCGCGTCGTCCGCCGATGGGCAAGACGCGCGCGTCCCTGGATCAGCCGCACCAGCGACCCGCCGTGCCTGCACCGTCTTTCGATCCTGCGCTGCTGA
- a CDS encoding MerR family transcriptional regulator, with product MTSRALTIGQAARAAGVTRKAIRVYEAKGLLPRPERTLTGYRLFSQDDVALLTFIRRARALGLRLDDVHAVLDIRRGGQPPCDAVRDLLDVRIAEIDATVDDLLALRRSLAEARKAAENDRSCGEPSMVCSIIEKPRV from the coding sequence ATGACATCGCGAGCCCTGACCATCGGCCAAGCCGCGCGCGCGGCGGGCGTGACCCGTAAGGCCATCCGCGTGTACGAGGCGAAGGGCCTGCTGCCACGGCCGGAGCGGACACTGACCGGCTACCGGCTCTTCTCCCAGGACGACGTGGCGCTCTTGACCTTCATACGGCGCGCCCGTGCCCTGGGACTGCGTCTCGACGATGTCCACGCTGTACTTGACATCCGCCGTGGTGGGCAGCCGCCGTGCGATGCCGTACGCGATCTCCTCGACGTGCGCATCGCGGAGATCGACGCCACCGTCGACGACCTCCTTGCCTTGCGCCGGTCCCTTGCCGAGGCCCGGAAGGCCGCCGAGAACGACCGCTCGTGCGGCGAACCGTCGATGGTCTGCTCCATCATCGAGAAGCCCCGGGTCTGA